In Promicromonospora sp. Populi, one genomic interval encodes:
- a CDS encoding zinc-binding dehydrogenase — MDAIRHHTFGPPEVLTLEQVPDPAPGPGEVLVDAVAHGVHLLDTSLRRGEAGPPLPLPSLPTIPGREIAGTVSGVGSGVDASWIGRRVVAHLGPVPDGGGYARRVVVAAEKLRAIPDGPDGAPLDPADAIAMVGTGRMAVYTLDIAAVTAADVVVVTGAAGGLGPLFVQEALHAGARVVALAGGTAKLKILRDLLDDALLDDALLDAPSGDLSGSGRLALVDYSAPGWEDTARAALGPSPATLVFDGVGGDLGTAATALLGGAQLGATQPGEAGNAADDGTAPGRLIAYGWASGAPNRYTSWADTDRIESPIEVRYAVGPDAPPMTDQRPYQERALANAASGRWRVATHRVPFAEAARAHRELEERHTTGKVVLV, encoded by the coding sequence ATGGACGCCATCAGACACCACACCTTCGGACCACCCGAGGTCCTCACGCTCGAGCAGGTCCCGGACCCTGCGCCCGGTCCCGGGGAAGTGCTCGTCGACGCCGTCGCGCACGGCGTGCACCTGCTCGACACCAGCCTCCGCCGCGGTGAGGCCGGGCCGCCGCTCCCCCTGCCGAGCCTGCCAACGATTCCTGGCCGTGAGATCGCCGGCACCGTGTCCGGCGTCGGGTCCGGGGTCGACGCATCGTGGATCGGACGGCGCGTAGTGGCCCATCTCGGTCCGGTGCCCGACGGCGGTGGGTATGCCCGGCGCGTCGTCGTCGCCGCCGAGAAGCTGCGTGCGATCCCCGACGGCCCCGACGGCGCTCCCCTCGACCCCGCCGACGCGATCGCGATGGTCGGCACGGGCCGCATGGCCGTCTACACCCTCGACATCGCGGCCGTCACCGCGGCCGACGTTGTCGTCGTCACCGGTGCCGCCGGCGGGCTCGGCCCGCTGTTTGTGCAGGAGGCGCTGCATGCCGGCGCCCGCGTCGTCGCCCTTGCGGGCGGCACGGCGAAGCTGAAGATCCTGCGGGACCTGCTGGACGACGCTCTGCTGGACGACGCACTGCTGGACGCTCCGTCCGGGGACCTGTCCGGCTCCGGTCGCCTCGCCCTTGTCGACTACTCGGCCCCAGGCTGGGAGGACACCGCACGTGCGGCCCTCGGCCCGTCCCCCGCGACGCTCGTGTTCGACGGAGTGGGCGGGGACCTCGGCACGGCAGCCACGGCACTGCTGGGAGGCGCACAACTGGGTGCGACACAACCGGGCGAGGCAGGGAACGCGGCCGACGACGGCACCGCACCCGGGCGGCTCATCGCGTACGGCTGGGCCTCCGGTGCGCCCAACCGGTACACGTCATGGGCAGACACCGACCGGATCGAGTCACCCATCGAGGTGCGCTACGCCGTCGGGCCGGACGCTCCACCGATGACCGACCAGCGGCCGTACCAGGAGCGCGCGCTGGCCAACGCCGCATCCGGGCGCTGGCGGGTCGCGACCCATCGTGTGCCGTTCGCCGAGGCCGCACGAGCCCACCGCGAGCTCGAGGAGCGCCACACCACCGGCAAGGTGGTGCTGGTGTGA
- the soxR gene encoding redox-sensitive transcriptional activator SoxR: MEAPNPAVPWDRDELTVGDLATRSGVAVSALHFYERKGLIASRRTPGNQRRYRRETLRRVAFIRVSQRVGIPLADIGAALDTLPGDRTPTAKDWRRISQAWHDDLDARIEQLSRLRDHLTDCIGCGCLSLRRCVLTNPHDELAEMGPGPRTLLVEGLEPEGA, translated from the coding sequence ATGGAAGCACCCAACCCAGCCGTCCCGTGGGACCGTGACGAGCTTACGGTCGGCGACCTAGCGACCCGGAGCGGTGTGGCGGTCTCCGCACTGCACTTCTACGAGCGCAAGGGGTTGATCGCGAGCCGCCGCACGCCGGGCAACCAGCGGCGCTACCGGCGCGAGACGCTGCGGCGCGTGGCGTTCATCCGGGTGTCCCAGCGGGTCGGCATCCCGCTCGCGGACATCGGCGCGGCGCTCGACACCCTGCCCGGAGACCGCACGCCGACGGCGAAGGACTGGCGCCGCATCTCGCAGGCCTGGCACGACGACCTCGACGCGCGGATCGAGCAGCTGTCCCGGCTGCGTGACCACCTCACCGACTGCATCGGCTGCGGCTGCCTCTCGCTGCGCCGGTGCGTGCTGACCAACCCGCACGACGAGCTTGCCGAGATGGGCCCGGGCCCGCGGACGCTCCTGGTCGAAGGGCTGGAACCGGAGGGTGCGTGA
- a CDS encoding type II 3-dehydroquinate dehydratase, whose product MVSALPRVLVLNGPNLGRLGVREPEIYGHASMADLKVSAAQWGKELGLEVDVRQTDDESEIVGWLHEAVDAGAHVVLNPAAFTHYSYALRDAAAQVTTADLLLVEVHLSNPATRESFRHYSVVAGVATGTVAGFGFDSYRLALTAIAERLASKPQA is encoded by the coding sequence ATGGTTTCTGCTCTGCCCCGCGTCCTGGTGCTCAACGGTCCTAACCTCGGCCGGCTCGGTGTTCGCGAGCCCGAGATCTACGGTCACGCCTCGATGGCGGACCTCAAGGTCTCCGCCGCCCAGTGGGGCAAGGAGCTCGGCCTGGAGGTTGACGTGCGGCAGACCGACGACGAGTCGGAGATCGTCGGCTGGCTCCACGAGGCAGTCGACGCCGGTGCGCACGTGGTGCTGAACCCGGCGGCGTTCACGCACTACTCGTACGCACTGCGCGACGCCGCCGCGCAGGTAACCACCGCGGACCTGCTGCTGGTCGAGGTGCATCTGTCGAACCCGGCCACGCGCGAGTCGTTCCGGCACTACTCGGTGGTGGCCGGCGTCGCCACGGGTACGGTCGCGGGGTTCGGGTTCGACTCGTACCGGCTGGCGCTGACGGCGATCGCTGAGCGGCTGGCGAGTAAGCCCCAGGCTTAA
- a CDS encoding sigma factor-like helix-turn-helix DNA-binding protein: MYTVIGDIVGSRSLKDRARAQQAILATLARVSSAMPLAQRLEPTFGDEIQGGFKTVADATLATLLIRLELHQLAHPSTEDTASAEPAPDLVVMRFGIGNGDVRVFELESQPIRQDGPGWHAARDAIDSLGRKPGTRYAGPTDSGWPAPAPVNAFLVARDGLVDTLNHRQRRMLLSALHGKPQKAIAEREGISESAVSQAFSKGVSAVRDAQALFGKA; the protein is encoded by the coding sequence GTGTACACCGTCATCGGAGACATCGTCGGCTCCCGTTCGCTCAAGGATCGCGCACGGGCCCAGCAGGCAATCCTGGCTACGCTCGCCCGGGTCAGCAGCGCCATGCCCCTGGCACAGCGTCTTGAGCCGACCTTCGGCGACGAGATCCAGGGCGGCTTCAAGACCGTCGCCGACGCGACCCTCGCGACCCTGCTGATCCGGCTCGAGCTTCATCAGCTCGCACATCCCAGCACCGAGGACACCGCATCCGCAGAACCGGCGCCCGACCTTGTAGTCATGCGATTCGGGATCGGCAATGGAGACGTCAGGGTGTTCGAGCTCGAGTCTCAACCGATCCGCCAGGACGGCCCCGGGTGGCACGCTGCCCGGGACGCGATCGACTCGCTCGGCAGGAAGCCCGGAACGAGGTACGCCGGCCCGACGGACAGCGGATGGCCAGCACCCGCACCCGTCAACGCGTTCCTCGTTGCACGTGACGGCCTGGTCGATACACTCAACCACCGCCAACGGCGGATGCTTCTCTCCGCGCTTCACGGCAAGCCCCAGAAGGCCATCGCCGAACGGGAGGGCATCTCAGAGTCGGCCGTAAGCCAGGCGTTCTCGAAGGGCGTGAGCGCCGTTCGGGACGCGCAAGCTCTGTTCGGAAAGGCGTGA
- a CDS encoding Pycsar system effector family protein, whose product MPDTRGEAADAQFVQSMLQLTITNADVKTSVLVGAIALTFGVGTPALPFSQALEPGAWLALVGAGIGIIAIVLCGVAGLHLVMSLRPRMIEREFSRYSLPDIARASVDELVATGPEDDRREAWVQVKNLADISAQKHAHIRRALTYYPVSVVLMVIAAAIGVIVRSAG is encoded by the coding sequence ATGCCAGATACCAGGGGCGAAGCCGCTGACGCGCAGTTCGTCCAGTCGATGCTCCAGCTGACGATCACCAACGCAGACGTCAAGACGAGCGTCCTCGTGGGTGCGATCGCGTTGACCTTCGGCGTTGGCACACCCGCGCTCCCGTTCTCTCAGGCGTTGGAACCTGGAGCCTGGCTGGCGCTGGTCGGTGCCGGCATCGGGATCATTGCCATAGTGCTGTGCGGTGTTGCGGGCCTGCACCTGGTCATGTCGCTCCGTCCGCGCATGATTGAGCGGGAGTTCTCACGGTATTCCTTGCCGGATATTGCTCGTGCGTCCGTCGACGAGCTTGTTGCGACCGGTCCGGAGGACGACCGACGTGAGGCGTGGGTGCAGGTGAAGAACCTTGCTGACATCTCTGCGCAGAAGCATGCGCACATCCGACGGGCGCTGACGTACTACCCGGTGTCCGTGGTTCTCATGGTGATCGCTGCCGCGATCGGCGTGATCGTGCGGAGTGCGGGCTAG
- the efp gene encoding elongation factor P, whose product MATTNDIKNGTVLRIDGNLWSIIEFQHVKPGKGGAFVRTKMKNVLSGKVVDKTFNAGIKIETANVDRRDFQYLYMDGEDFVFMDNDTYDQVTVPAATVGDAKDYMLEGMSVMLASNDGTPLYIELPTSVVLELTYTEPGLQGDRSTGGTKPATLETGAEIQVPLFLEQGVKVKVDTRTGDYLGRVTD is encoded by the coding sequence GTGGCTACCACCAACGACATCAAGAACGGCACTGTGCTCCGCATCGACGGCAACCTCTGGTCGATCATCGAGTTCCAGCACGTCAAGCCGGGCAAGGGTGGAGCGTTCGTCCGAACGAAGATGAAGAACGTGCTGTCCGGCAAGGTCGTCGACAAGACGTTCAACGCGGGCATCAAGATCGAGACGGCCAACGTCGACCGTCGCGACTTCCAGTACCTGTACATGGACGGCGAGGACTTCGTCTTCATGGACAACGACACGTACGACCAGGTGACCGTGCCTGCCGCGACTGTTGGCGACGCGAAGGACTACATGCTCGAGGGCATGAGCGTCATGCTCGCCTCGAACGACGGCACGCCGCTCTACATCGAGCTGCCGACGTCCGTCGTCCTGGAGCTCACCTACACGGAGCCGGGCCTGCAGGGCGACCGCTCCACCGGCGGCACCAAGCCGGCGACGCTCGAGACCGGCGCGGAGATCCAGGTCCCGCTGTTCCTCGAGCAGGGCGTCAAGGTCAAGGTCGACACGCGCACGGGCGACTACCTCGGCCGGGTCACCGACTGA
- the nusB gene encoding transcription antitermination factor NusB, with translation MGARTKARKRAADILFEAEQRGIDPLKLLADRVAVPHTEAAVPQYTVEIVEGVVEHRDRIDEVLETYSQGWTLARMPAVDRALLRIGSWEVLFNDDVPDAVAVDEAVDLAGDLSTDDSPAFVNGLLGRVKDLKPTLLA, from the coding sequence ATGGGCGCACGCACCAAGGCGCGCAAGCGCGCCGCCGACATCCTCTTCGAGGCGGAGCAGCGGGGCATCGACCCGCTGAAGCTCCTCGCCGACCGCGTGGCCGTGCCGCACACCGAGGCGGCAGTGCCGCAGTACACGGTCGAGATCGTGGAGGGTGTGGTCGAGCACCGCGACCGCATCGACGAGGTGCTGGAGACCTACTCGCAGGGCTGGACCCTTGCGCGCATGCCCGCGGTCGACCGCGCGCTGCTGCGCATCGGCTCCTGGGAGGTCCTCTTCAACGACGACGTGCCCGACGCCGTAGCGGTGGACGAGGCGGTCGACCTGGCCGGGGACCTGTCTACCGACGACTCGCCGGCCTTCGTGAACGGCCTGCTCGGCCGGGTCAAGGACCTGAAGCCGACCCTGCTGGCCTGA
- a CDS encoding MFS transporter gives MTTGPGAERFDERRLLIALFGAGIAAFAQLYAPQAVLPDAARELMTSASATALLVSAATLGLAVGVLPWAWVADRLGRVRAMTVAMLGATAVGLAVPFAPSFGLIVAGRAVEGLLVAGVPAVAMAYLTEMLTEQPTGTGAASVVPRAAGTYVAGTSMGGLLGRLVSGGVAELFGWRAGVGAVAVACLIATGLFIWLAPRDRPLRDRPLSGGRYDGGGHGGGHGDGDCGGRVGRLRVLLSPRLLVLDAQGLLLMGGFVAIYNYLGFRLAAEPFGLSSGVVSLVFLAYLAGTWSSARTGRLVVRHGRRRVLIVSAGVMAAGVVATLSGWLPAVLVGLVVLTAGFFGAHAVASGWTPVAAPRARTQAAAVYNLAYYAGSSLFGWLGGVGFALAGWSGTVGMVLVLVALAVSLAAAVLRD, from the coding sequence GTGACCACCGGTCCCGGCGCCGAACGGTTCGACGAGCGACGTCTGCTCATCGCCCTGTTCGGCGCCGGGATCGCCGCTTTCGCGCAGCTCTACGCGCCACAGGCAGTTCTGCCCGACGCCGCACGCGAGCTCATGACGTCGGCCTCCGCGACGGCGCTGCTCGTCTCCGCCGCGACCCTGGGGCTGGCCGTCGGGGTGCTGCCCTGGGCGTGGGTCGCGGACCGCCTCGGACGCGTGCGGGCGATGACTGTCGCGATGCTCGGCGCCACCGCCGTCGGGCTCGCCGTGCCGTTCGCGCCGTCGTTCGGCCTGATCGTCGCCGGGCGCGCGGTGGAGGGGTTGCTCGTCGCGGGTGTGCCCGCCGTCGCCATGGCCTACCTGACCGAGATGCTGACCGAGCAGCCGACAGGGACCGGCGCGGCGTCCGTGGTGCCGCGCGCGGCCGGGACGTACGTGGCGGGGACGTCGATGGGTGGCCTCCTCGGGCGGCTTGTCTCCGGCGGCGTCGCCGAGCTGTTCGGCTGGCGCGCCGGGGTGGGGGCGGTAGCGGTCGCCTGCCTGATCGCGACCGGCTTGTTCATCTGGTTGGCACCGCGCGACCGCCCGCTACGCGACCGCCCGCTAAGCGGCGGTAGGTACGACGGCGGTGGGCACGGCGGTGGGCATGGCGACGGCGACTGCGGCGGACGTGTTGGCAGGCTCCGCGTCCTGCTCAGCCCGCGCCTGCTTGTGCTCGACGCCCAGGGCTTGTTGCTGATGGGCGGCTTCGTCGCGATCTACAACTACCTGGGCTTCCGCCTGGCCGCCGAGCCGTTCGGGCTGTCGTCGGGCGTGGTGAGCCTGGTGTTCCTCGCCTATCTGGCGGGCACCTGGTCGTCCGCGCGGACCGGGCGGCTCGTTGTGCGGCACGGCCGACGTCGGGTGCTGATCGTCTCGGCCGGGGTGATGGCGGCCGGGGTGGTCGCGACGCTGTCCGGCTGGCTGCCGGCGGTTCTGGTGGGACTGGTGGTGCTGACCGCGGGGTTCTTCGGGGCGCACGCCGTGGCCAGCGGGTGGACGCCGGTCGCGGCGCCGCGGGCCCGGACCCAGGCAGCGGCCGTCTACAACCTCGCCTACTACGCGGGGTCGAGCTTGTTCGGCTGGCTGGGTGGTGTCGGGTTCGCGCTCGCCGGCTGGTCCGGGACGGTGGGTATGGTGCTCGTCCTGGTAGCCCTCGCGGTGAGTCTGGCGGCGGCGGTGCTGCGCGACTGA
- a CDS encoding SRPBCC domain-containing protein, translating to MTTTQPRASIDLDARSVTRTVRVAAGPDAVWRAISEPEHVAGWFGDGCETDDGGPLTAGTRGRLHFEGYGWFAFEVTRIEPGRLLAYRWGQSADEPERMTEAEFTLQPDRDGTYLTVHETGFSGDTEDDVRTAIDGNRQGWDIELDELVAYVEARAW from the coding sequence ATGACCACCACCCAGCCCCGCGCGAGCATCGACCTCGACGCGCGATCCGTCACCCGCACCGTCCGCGTCGCCGCCGGCCCTGACGCCGTCTGGCGCGCGATCTCCGAGCCCGAGCATGTAGCCGGCTGGTTCGGCGACGGCTGCGAGACCGACGACGGCGGCCCGCTCACCGCTGGGACGCGGGGCCGCCTCCACTTCGAGGGCTACGGCTGGTTCGCGTTCGAGGTCACCCGCATCGAGCCCGGCCGCCTGCTCGCCTACCGCTGGGGTCAGTCGGCCGACGAGCCCGAGCGCATGACCGAGGCAGAGTTCACGCTGCAGCCCGATCGTGACGGCACCTACCTCACGGTGCACGAGACCGGCTTCAGTGGCGACACCGAGGACGACGTGCGGACCGCCATCGACGGCAACCGCCAGGGCTGGGACATCGAGCTCGACGAGCTCGTCGCGTACGTCGAGGCACGCGCATGGTGA
- a CDS encoding ArsR/SmtB family transcription factor: MVRRAVPATSAASSVTQPASPAGMPTDSPVAAFAALGDETRWAVLQALAEAGSTAGSTASSAVDLTDGAGSGGAGPGAAGTGAAASGLTASALAARLPVTRQAIAKHLAVLEAAGLVESQTVGRERRYRALGAELTALGRRLERIGDAWEARLGRIASIAEHLEHLEHLERPEQLERG; this comes from the coding sequence ATGGTGAGACGAGCTGTGCCTGCGACGTCGGCAGCGTCGTCGGTGACCCAGCCCGCCTCGCCAGCAGGGATGCCGACGGACTCACCGGTCGCCGCCTTCGCCGCGCTCGGCGACGAGACCCGCTGGGCAGTGCTCCAAGCTTTGGCAGAGGCGGGTTCGACAGCTGGTTCGACAGCCAGCTCGGCAGTCGACCTGACCGACGGTGCTGGGTCAGGTGGTGCTGGGCCGGGCGCTGCTGGGACAGGCGCTGCCGCCTCAGGCTTGACGGCCTCGGCCCTCGCCGCGCGGCTGCCCGTCACGCGGCAGGCGATCGCCAAGCACCTCGCTGTGCTCGAGGCCGCCGGGCTGGTCGAGTCGCAGACCGTGGGTCGCGAGCGTCGGTACCGCGCGCTCGGCGCGGAGCTGACGGCGCTGGGCCGCCGGCTCGAGCGCATCGGCGACGCGTGGGAGGCACGCCTGGGCCGGATCGCGAGCATCGCGGAGCACCTGGAGCACCTGGAGCACCTGGAGCGCCCGGAGCAATTGGAGCGGGGCTGA
- the pyrR gene encoding bifunctional pyr operon transcriptional regulator/uracil phosphoribosyltransferase PyrR has product MPESSATPSPSTGSDTDPGTAPSSAPSTAPGTDAARTVLGEADIARALTRIAHEIVERNKGAADLLLLGIPTRGVQLAHRLAERLAQIEPTFSGEYGTLDVTMYRDDLRRQPTRAVGQTVLPGSLDGTIDDRVVVLVDDVLFSGRTIRAALDALNDLGRPRVVQLAALVDRGHRELPIRADYVGKNLPTSRSERVKVRLSDVDGGVDAVVISALPTGATGATSQPSPTSQPSDGGDR; this is encoded by the coding sequence ATGCCCGAATCCAGCGCAACACCGAGCCCCAGCACGGGATCCGACACGGACCCCGGCACGGCTCCCAGCAGCGCCCCGAGCACAGCCCCCGGTACCGACGCCGCGCGAACCGTGCTTGGCGAGGCCGACATCGCCCGCGCGCTGACCCGGATCGCCCACGAGATCGTCGAGCGGAACAAGGGCGCCGCCGACCTGCTCCTGCTCGGCATCCCGACGCGCGGCGTACAGCTCGCCCACCGGCTGGCCGAGCGCCTGGCGCAGATCGAGCCCACGTTCAGCGGCGAGTACGGCACGCTCGACGTGACCATGTACCGCGACGACCTTCGCCGTCAGCCCACCCGCGCCGTCGGGCAGACGGTGCTGCCGGGCAGCCTGGACGGCACCATCGACGACCGGGTGGTGGTCCTGGTCGACGACGTCCTGTTCTCCGGCCGCACCATCCGCGCCGCGCTCGACGCCCTGAACGACCTGGGCCGCCCCCGCGTGGTGCAGCTCGCCGCGCTGGTGGACCGCGGGCACCGCGAGCTCCCGATCCGCGCGGACTACGTCGGCAAGAACCTGCCCACCTCGCGCAGCGAGCGTGTGAAGGTCCGGCTGTCCGACGTCGACGGCGGGGTGGACGCCGTCGTCATCAGCGCCCTCCCGACCGGCGCGACCGGCGCGACCAGCCAGCCCAGCCCGACCAGCCAGCCCAGCGACGGGGGCGACCGATGA